From Bacillus sp. FSL K6-3431, the proteins below share one genomic window:
- a CDS encoding AAA family ATPase, with protein MRIKKVKISNFKNYYGEIIFDLTKQITILHGNNGFGKSSFFDAIEWCLTNNIDRYNGTDAEIKKDIINRNCDLSNLTVSVEIEFGGIKLLRSFNVLNDEVKNTQVIITSEEGVVYRGQENVENYLKKENFKDVNFGKGIYGQLIKQTYILSQDQVTEFINSEDNGGRYRALANIMGLKSMLNETDNTKKILSALKTKEKEIEVELEKYKSTIKSKEEVKRVVDIYSLNSKLTRLGITISENNLDDECRKVEENLINERNQNEKFLRLYKEFELDNYTSIELMRKQVFHYEKNEKSHRNKIKKREDLLSEIQKQIKGLEKEKEDLQKYNQIRSDIRENEMKLDELDINEKNIEEINIKLESKRDDASKLEYQLSVRKLLTINNERIKELKSENVILQKKSEMLIRRRAKLTQIEQKLSLLVDSSKNKIMAQLISSIKDIKTHVKKSELKQCPVCSSIPEQDLEECIDKNIILLNAQVQEDTNYLEKSMHLLRGIERKVDKLVSEINKISSRIEGDQLTLNRLTEEVVNIKLNVSYESSLEAYSDENINDNLNETRKSIGLLQDSFNILFKLNKLYEQLNNKEEFGNRINLTEHRKESEIDIILVRFNSVKEGLAKRISNNQKKLEEIKMEMKNLESIVLRVVDCITLEEHNKKFIDIFLITTNNKIELNEKLSILSYVKEMSSDMKINKEIEQQISEVEKKKSIQVKTKNEMKLIIEVLDNHLQQKAEKFGNEAKDFLNKDNSSIQKFFRYLNPLPSNSILTFEGIDEDLNIKIDFDKEYSRNKLMSNAKNVLSSGQLNVLAISIFLAINEGQKTHPLDFVAIDDPIQNMDDVNQYSICDVLGSIDKQLIFSTHDLEFLKLFIKKNEHKKENIQVYSFMSPYLNIDKVNKIIFT; from the coding sequence TTGAGGATTAAGAAGGTTAAAATAAGTAACTTCAAAAATTATTATGGAGAAATTATTTTTGATCTTACTAAACAAATTACAATATTGCATGGTAATAATGGGTTTGGAAAAAGTTCTTTTTTTGACGCGATTGAGTGGTGTTTAACTAATAATATCGATCGTTACAATGGAACTGATGCAGAAATCAAAAAAGATATTATTAATAGAAATTGTGATTTAAGTAATCTGACAGTTTCAGTCGAAATAGAATTTGGAGGAATTAAGTTATTAAGATCCTTTAATGTATTAAATGATGAAGTTAAAAATACACAAGTGATAATTACGAGTGAAGAAGGAGTAGTTTATCGCGGGCAAGAAAATGTGGAAAATTATTTAAAAAAAGAAAATTTTAAGGATGTCAATTTTGGTAAAGGTATTTATGGACAATTAATTAAGCAAACGTATATCCTCTCTCAGGATCAAGTAACAGAGTTCATAAATAGTGAGGATAATGGTGGTCGGTATAGGGCTCTAGCAAATATTATGGGTCTAAAATCAATGTTGAACGAAACAGATAATACTAAAAAAATACTTTCTGCTCTTAAAACAAAAGAAAAGGAAATTGAAGTAGAGTTAGAGAAATATAAAAGTACAATTAAAAGTAAGGAAGAAGTTAAGCGTGTCGTTGATATTTATTCTTTAAACTCAAAATTAACCCGATTAGGAATAACTATTTCAGAAAATAATCTTGATGATGAATGTAGAAAAGTGGAAGAAAATTTAATTAATGAAAGAAACCAAAATGAAAAGTTTTTAAGGCTTTACAAAGAATTCGAATTAGATAATTACACATCAATTGAACTGATGAGAAAACAAGTTTTTCATTACGAGAAGAATGAAAAGAGTCATCGAAATAAAATTAAAAAGCGTGAAGATTTATTATCTGAAATTCAAAAACAAATAAAAGGTCTGGAAAAAGAGAAAGAAGACTTACAAAAATATAATCAAATTAGATCGGATATCAGAGAAAATGAAATGAAGTTAGATGAGTTAGACATAAATGAAAAAAATATCGAAGAAATTAACATTAAATTGGAGTCAAAGAGGGATGATGCTTCAAAGTTAGAATATCAATTATCCGTTAGGAAATTGTTAACTATAAATAATGAAAGAATAAAAGAATTAAAATCTGAGAACGTTATTTTGCAAAAGAAATCTGAAATGTTAATAAGGAGAAGAGCGAAACTTACGCAAATTGAACAAAAGTTGTCGTTATTAGTGGATAGCAGCAAGAATAAGATTATGGCACAATTAATTTCCAGTATTAAAGATATTAAAACTCATGTGAAAAAAAGTGAATTAAAACAATGCCCTGTATGTTCTTCGATACCAGAACAAGACCTTGAAGAATGTATTGATAAAAACATCATTCTTTTAAATGCGCAAGTACAAGAAGATACAAACTATCTGGAAAAATCTATGCATCTTTTAAGGGGAATTGAGCGAAAGGTCGATAAACTTGTAAGTGAAATAAATAAAATATCTTCACGGATCGAAGGCGATCAATTAACTTTAAATAGATTGACTGAAGAAGTTGTTAATATTAAATTAAATGTTTCATATGAATCAAGTCTTGAAGCTTATTCAGATGAAAACATAAACGATAATTTAAATGAAACCCGAAAAAGCATTGGTTTACTCCAAGATAGTTTTAATATTTTATTTAAGTTGAATAAGCTATACGAACAATTAAATAACAAAGAGGAATTTGGAAATCGGATAAATTTAACTGAACATAGAAAAGAAAGTGAAATAGATATAATTTTAGTGAGATTTAACTCAGTAAAGGAAGGACTAGCAAAGCGAATATCAAATAACCAAAAAAAATTAGAAGAAATAAAGATGGAGATGAAAAACTTAGAATCAATAGTATTAAGAGTCGTAGACTGTATTACTTTGGAGGAACATAACAAAAAGTTTATTGATATTTTCTTAATCACAACCAATAATAAAATCGAATTGAATGAAAAGTTATCTATATTATCATATGTAAAAGAGATGTCTTCTGATATGAAGATAAATAAAGAAATAGAACAGCAAATTTCTGAAGTCGAGAAGAAAAAATCAATTCAAGTTAAAACAAAAAATGAAATGAAATTAATAATTGAAGTTTTAGATAATCATTTACAACAAAAGGCTGAAAAATTCGGTAATGAAGCAAAGGACTTCCTTAATAAAGATAACTCATCGATACAGAAGTTCTTTAGATACCTAAACCCATTGCCTTCAAATAGTATTTTGACTTTTGAAGGTATAGATGAAGATTTAAATATAAAGATTGATTTTGATAAGGAATATTCTCGTAATAAGTTAATGAGTAACGCTAAAAATGTATTAAGTTCAGGACAGCTAAATGTACTAGCAATATCAATATTTTTAGCAATAAATGAAGGACAGAAAACACATCCACTTGATTTTGTAGCTATTGATGATCCTATTCAAAACATGGATGATGTAAATCAGTATTCTATTTGCGATGTATTGGGGAGCATCGATAAACAACTAATTTTTTCTACGCACGACTTAGAATTCCTGAAATTATTTATTAAAAAAAATGAACATAAAAAAGAAAATATTCAAGTCTATAGTTTCATGAGCCCTTATTTAAATATAGATAAGGTAAATAAAATAATCTTTACTTAG